One part of the Rutidosis leptorrhynchoides isolate AG116_Rl617_1_P2 chromosome 1, CSIRO_AGI_Rlap_v1, whole genome shotgun sequence genome encodes these proteins:
- the LOC139886069 gene encoding uncharacterized protein has protein sequence MRQRNMVYTGPMIDTEIEHAHIQPEPCLIPYGHIPSGFTIMAAPPGPRVVPLGTINQLPFPNHPVIDGPHVEFKQKITEGFHINLQYSYPAPGSSPFVIPDYRGFEVVPLVMGPVHHRGSRNRIASPTDIAPGVQFVPMNHLGQPLPVVPGPWLDNQFCGSAPAIPYMQGYANGNPITFVHQPPPQMAPLRPQPPAPRFMRPAQPMGVGVYQPHGQELMIESTSRQHSHPHLRVLPEDGVAMLGFGNYGHRVDNHRDMRLDIDHMSYEELLALGEQIGNAGSGLADDFIVCHLKTRTFSSCQPEGVLYADQGLNICTICQMDYSDQEKIGMLDCSHEYHVDCIHKWLVEKNNCPVCKCTGLATHIK, from the exons ATGAGGCAACGGAACATGGTGTACACCGGTCCTATGATCGATACTGAAATAGAACATGCTCATATTCAACCTGAACCTTGTTTAATTCCTTACGGACATATCCCTTCCGGATTCACGATCATGGCCGCTCCACCTGGGCCCAGAGTAGTCCCATTAGGGACTATTAATCAGTTGCCATTTCCTAACCACCCAGTCATAGATGGACCCCACGTTGAGTTCAAACAAAAGATCACTGAAGGTTTTCATATCAACCTTCAGTACTCCTACCCTGCACCTGGCTCAAGTCCTTTTGTAATTCCGGACTACAGAGGGTTCGAGGTTGTCCCATTGGTCATGGGACCCGTGCACCACAGAGGGTCGAGAAACCGTATCGCGAGTCCCACCGATATTGCCCCTGGCGTACAGTTCGTCCCAATGAACCATTTGGGTCAACCTTTGCCTGTAGTACCTGGCCCTTGGTTAGACAATCAGTTTTGTGGCAGTGCTCCTGCAATACCTTATATGCAag GATATGCGAATGGGAATCCAATCACTTTTGTGCATCAGCCACCACCACAAATGGCACCACTACGACCACAGCCACCTGCGCCTAGGTTTATGCGACCCGCACAACCGATGGGTGTCGGGGTTTACCAGCCTCATGGTCAAGAACTGATGATCGAGTCAACTTCAAGGCAACATAGTCATCCTCATTTAAGAGTTCTCCCAGAAGAT GGTGTTGCAATGCTTGGTTTTGGTAATTATGGACATAGGGTCGATAATCACAGGGATATGCGGTTGGATATTGATCACATGTCATATGAG GAGCTTCTTGCGTTAGGTGAACAGATTGGTAATGCTGGGTCAGGTTTAGCTGACGATTTCATTGTATGTCATCTTAAAACAAGAACGTTCAGCTCTTGTCAACCAGAGGGCGTGTTGTATGCTGATCAAGGACTTAATATATGCACAATTTGTCAG ATGGACTACAGTGATCAAGAAAAGATTGGCATGTTGGACTGCAGCCATGAGTACCATGTAGATTGCATACACAAGTGGCTAGTCGAAAAAAACAATTGCCCAGTTTGCAAATGCACTGGGCTCGCTACACATATAAAATAA